Part of the Tolypothrix sp. PCC 7910 genome, ACCTGGGTTGCAGGGAACAATATTGATAAATTTTGCCCAAAAGTTGGTGAAATGACTACCAGGAAAGTAATAAAAGCAATTAAAAGGATTCGGCGATAACGCATAACTTCTGTTGTGGATAGGTCAAATTATGACTAGCAGAGCTTCACAAGTTACATATCTCCCACACCCCAGGGGTTATGCAATTTTTGTGCCAAATTTTAATTACTCCGGACTAACAATACAACCCACATTAGTAGCTATGGGAAGTTCTAAGGTATCGCCAATTCTGTGACCGTCGTGGTAGGCAGCAAGTAAGACTTGGCTGGTTTTACCCCAAGCGATCGCACCTGTGGCATCAAGTGCGATCGCACCCAAATCCCGCTGATTATTATGTGCTTCTGCAAATGAGCGTTGCATTGCTTCTTTGAGCGACATCCCGTCAGTTACACGTACTACAATCTTGGCGGCTAGACACTCATCAATAATGTCTTCCCCAATTCCAGTGCAACTTACACCTGCTGTTGCCGTAGCATAATTACCCGCAGGCATCGCAGAATCACTGACTCTGCCAATCCGCTCAAAGCCCTTACCGCCTGTAGATGTGCCAGCAGCTATTCTGCCATAGGTATCTAAAGCAACAACGCCAATCGTACCGCGTCCAGCATTGCTGGTTTCCACCAGTTCGGGTTCTGCTACCACCCCAGCCATTGTACTTTTGAAATTATCCTGACGCTCCTGTATCCATTCTTGCAAGCGCAAATCCGTTAAAGCGTTATAGCTAGGAATCTGCAACTCCCGCGCCAGTTCTGCGGAACCGTAATCTGAAAGTACTCTATCGGGTGAGGTTTGTAAAAATTGTGCCAACTGAATTGGGTTCTTCACCCGTGAAATATTAATAACACCACTAAAGCGTCCTGATGTCCCATCCATCAGAGAAGCACTCATGCGGATTTGACCATCAGATTGCAGCACCGAACCAGTACCAGCATTAAAGCGGGGGTTATCTTCCAATAATTGGCATCCTTGCACTACCGCTTCAGAAGCACTGGCTCCAGAAATTAGGAGAGAATAGACTTCCTCCACCACTGTATACAGCGCTTGGCGCACCGCCTCCACTCCACCTTTCCCGTGTAGTGAACTTCCAGCCCCTCCATGAATAATTAATTTTGGCTGCACCTGTAACTTCATATATTGTTTGCGCTATTTGCGTCTGGGTGGTTTTAGTTTGAGTCAGTTTGATTTTTAACGTTAGAACGCCGACGACGGCAACGTTCTGAACAGTATTTCACTTCGTCCCAGCAATCTTGCCATTTCTTACGCCAGGTAAAGGGACGTTCGCATACAGGACAGATTTTAGTAGGCAGGTCAGATTTAGAACTTGTACGCCCCATATTAATACTGTGCAGATGAGAGAGAAAAATTGCGATCGCGATGG contains:
- a CDS encoding DUF2256 domain-containing protein is translated as MGRTSSKSDLPTKICPVCERPFTWRKKWQDCWDEVKYCSERCRRRRSNVKNQTDSN
- a CDS encoding isoaspartyl peptidase/L-asparaginase; its protein translation is MKLQVQPKLIIHGGAGSSLHGKGGVEAVRQALYTVVEEVYSLLISGASASEAVVQGCQLLEDNPRFNAGTGSVLQSDGQIRMSASLMDGTSGRFSGVINISRVKNPIQLAQFLQTSPDRVLSDYGSAELARELQIPSYNALTDLRLQEWIQERQDNFKSTMAGVVAEPELVETSNAGRGTIGVVALDTYGRIAAGTSTGGKGFERIGRVSDSAMPAGNYATATAGVSCTGIGEDIIDECLAAKIVVRVTDGMSLKEAMQRSFAEAHNNQRDLGAIALDATGAIAWGKTSQVLLAAYHDGHRIGDTLELPIATNVGCIVSPE